One part of the Thermococcus radiotolerans genome encodes these proteins:
- a CDS encoding ribose-phosphate diphosphokinase produces the protein MFVVGSGARHLEDEIKALGGEVLDAEIKRFPDGEKYVRIMGSSKDVTVVQSTFAPQDEHLIELILMADALRERGVQKLRAVVPYLAYSRQDRVTKDGEPVSVRAVMRTLAVYYDELYVLDLHNPETLRFFPGKAVNLSPARAIAEYFGEKLGEGVVLAPDKGALMRAKAVAERLGLEYSHFHKVRISPTEVQMKPVDVDVRGKNVLIVDDIISTGGTMIRAANLLRDMGAEKVFVAATHGVFAEGAIEKVSNAVDELAVTNTIPTPVSKISVVPEILKL, from the coding sequence ATGTTCGTGGTTGGAAGCGGTGCCAGGCATCTGGAGGATGAGATAAAGGCCCTCGGCGGCGAGGTTCTCGATGCTGAGATAAAGAGGTTCCCCGATGGTGAGAAGTACGTCAGAATCATGGGCTCCTCGAAAGACGTCACGGTCGTGCAGTCAACGTTCGCCCCACAGGACGAGCATCTGATTGAGCTGATCCTCATGGCGGATGCTCTGCGCGAGAGGGGGGTTCAGAAGCTCAGGGCGGTCGTTCCGTACCTTGCCTACTCGAGACAGGACAGGGTCACGAAGGACGGCGAGCCGGTGAGCGTGAGGGCGGTGATGAGAACCCTCGCCGTTTACTACGATGAGCTCTATGTCTTAGACCTCCACAATCCGGAGACCCTAAGGTTCTTCCCGGGGAAGGCCGTCAACCTCTCGCCCGCCCGGGCCATTGCTGAGTACTTCGGGGAGAAGCTCGGTGAGGGCGTCGTTCTCGCCCCCGACAAGGGGGCGCTGATGAGGGCCAAGGCCGTTGCCGAGAGGCTTGGCCTTGAGTACAGCCACTTCCACAAGGTCCGCATTTCTCCGACCGAGGTTCAGATGAAGCCGGTGGATGTGGACGTTAGGGGAAAGAACGTGCTCATAGTTGATGACATCATAAGCACCGGCGGGACCATGATAAGGGCGGCAAACCTGCTCAGGGACATGGGGGCCGAGAAAGTCTTCGTCGCAGCCACTCACGGTGTCTTCGCCGAGGGAGCAATAGAAAAGGTGAGCAATGCAGTCGACGAGCTGGCGGTCACCAACACGATACCCACGCCGGTCTCGAAGATAAGCGTTGTGCCCGAGATACTGAAGCTGTGA
- the radB gene encoding DNA repair and recombination protein RadB translates to MLTTGVKSLDELLGGGIAEEVLTQIYGSFATGKTTLAVQVGLLSPGKVAYVDTEGGFSPERLSQMAEVRGLDPEEALQRFILFTPSDFKEQRRTIGSLKKIVDDSFSLVVVDSITAHYRVEEHRRNLTVELGKQLQVLLWIARRNRIPVIVINQVHFDSRAERMKPVAEHTLNYRTKDILRLDKLNTPGMRVAVLERHRFRPEGGMVYFRITEKGIEEANE, encoded by the coding sequence ATGCTCACCACGGGGGTAAAATCACTCGACGAGCTTCTCGGCGGCGGAATAGCCGAGGAGGTACTGACCCAGATTTACGGGAGCTTCGCCACCGGAAAGACGACGCTCGCCGTGCAGGTCGGCCTCCTGAGTCCCGGAAAGGTTGCCTACGTCGACACCGAGGGGGGCTTTTCTCCCGAGAGACTGAGCCAGATGGCCGAGGTGAGGGGTTTAGACCCCGAGGAGGCGCTCCAGAGGTTCATCCTCTTCACGCCATCGGACTTCAAGGAGCAGAGGCGCACCATCGGAAGCCTGAAGAAAATTGTTGACGACTCTTTTTCCCTCGTGGTCGTTGACTCCATAACGGCCCACTACCGCGTGGAGGAGCACAGAAGGAACCTCACCGTGGAACTCGGCAAACAGCTCCAGGTTCTCCTCTGGATAGCCAGGAGAAACCGCATTCCGGTGATAGTTATCAACCAGGTTCACTTCGACAGCCGGGCGGAGAGGATGAAGCCCGTTGCCGAGCACACCCTCAACTACCGGACCAAGGACATCCTCAGGCTCGACAAGCTCAACACGCCCGGAATGAGGGTGGCCGTGCTCGAGAGACACAGGTTCAGGCCCGAGGGAGGAATGGTCTACTTCAGGATAACGGAGAAGGGCATTGAGGAGGCTAACGAATGA
- a CDS encoding magnesium-dependent phosphatase-1, producing the protein MKLLVLDLDGTLWDHEDASRLTPPYDFHGDYLIDSTGQELHLFPGVREFLEWAGGRFILSIASWNVEERVRPILEGFGLWDYFMFPKIENHPDKADMIARTLRELELSGYDVDMVIYVDDRDIHIEEVKTAVSAIRFIHMWKDAKGFEELRELLERMG; encoded by the coding sequence ATGAAGCTTTTAGTCCTCGATCTCGACGGTACCCTCTGGGATCATGAGGATGCATCCCGGCTTACGCCGCCATACGATTTCCACGGCGATTATCTGATTGATTCTACCGGGCAGGAACTCCATCTCTTCCCGGGAGTCAGGGAGTTCCTCGAATGGGCGGGTGGCAGGTTCATTCTGAGCATAGCGAGCTGGAACGTTGAGGAGAGGGTCAGGCCGATCCTTGAGGGATTTGGTCTCTGGGACTACTTCATGTTTCCAAAAATTGAGAACCACCCGGACAAGGCGGACATGATAGCGAGAACGCTCCGGGAGCTGGAGCTCTCTGGATACGATGTTGATATGGTCATCTACGTGGACGACAGGGATATACACATCGAAGAGGTTAAAACCGCCGTCTCTGCTATTCGGTTCATCCACATGTGGAAAGATGCCAAAGGTTTTGAGGAGTTGAGGGAACTTTTGGAAAGGATGGGGTGA
- the taw22 gene encoding tRNA (guanine(37)-N1)/4-demethylwyosine(37)-methyltransferase Taw22 yields MPAVKVPRRDAEPVKRKLKKLGLYDGKRRPRREDEYVLLPVISDPRIEGLGYEVLSVELPLRPERQIYKNLESVLAERLSREELKYLRRYDVIGDIAVIQIPPELEHRIEDIVWGLRKVHPFLKVIARKGFHEGAFRIRDYSIIWGEKRLETVHKENGVRIKVDLSKAFFNPRMKGERYRLAQLIHDGERVLIPFAGVLPYALVIARYKRVKITAIELNREAYELGLENIELNGGKLKGEIEFIHGDVFEVLPELPSHDRVISPTPRGVDALALTLSKTERWLHYYDFVHEGEIERFRARILEECRKLGRDCTVRVKKVSDFKPHVFKVCADVEIKGE; encoded by the coding sequence TTGCCGGCTGTAAAGGTTCCGAGGCGGGATGCAGAACCCGTCAAGAGAAAGCTGAAGAAACTCGGCCTCTACGACGGTAAAAGGAGGCCGAGGAGGGAAGATGAGTACGTTCTCCTCCCGGTCATCAGCGACCCCCGGATTGAGGGGCTCGGCTACGAGGTTCTCTCGGTCGAGCTCCCACTCAGGCCGGAGAGGCAGATATACAAGAACCTTGAGAGCGTCCTCGCCGAGAGGCTGAGCAGAGAAGAGCTGAAGTACCTGAGGCGCTACGACGTGATAGGCGACATAGCGGTCATCCAGATACCGCCGGAGCTTGAGCACAGGATTGAGGACATAGTTTGGGGCCTGAGGAAGGTCCATCCGTTTCTGAAGGTCATCGCCAGGAAGGGATTCCACGAGGGTGCCTTCAGGATAAGGGACTACTCGATAATCTGGGGCGAGAAGAGACTGGAAACGGTTCACAAAGAGAACGGCGTTCGGATAAAGGTTGACCTCTCGAAGGCCTTCTTCAACCCGCGCATGAAGGGTGAGCGGTACCGCCTGGCCCAGCTCATCCACGACGGCGAGAGGGTTCTCATTCCCTTCGCCGGCGTTCTGCCGTATGCACTTGTCATAGCCCGCTATAAAAGGGTCAAGATAACGGCCATCGAGCTGAACAGGGAGGCCTACGAGCTCGGCCTTGAGAACATCGAGCTGAACGGGGGAAAGCTGAAGGGCGAGATAGAGTTCATCCATGGAGATGTATTCGAGGTTCTTCCGGAGCTTCCGAGCCACGACAGGGTGATAAGCCCCACCCCGAGGGGCGTTGATGCCCTGGCTCTAACGCTGAGCAAGACAGAGAGATGGCTCCACTACTACGACTTCGTCCACGAGGGAGAGATTGAGAGGTTCAGGGCGAGAATCCTCGAAGAATGCCGAAAGCTCGGAAGGGACTGCACCGTCAGGGTCAAAAAGGTGAGCGACTTCAAGCCGCACGTTTTCAAGGTCTGTGCGGATGTGGAGATAAAGGGGGAATAA
- a CDS encoding DUF366 family protein — MELLIVKDRHIDYDGSAIGSHWAYRNFGILGNSLVVFRGKCDVKVEEMIDIEDLRASKEIKSDDMVHYIIEVFDLVNTLFASTLQKLFIAKLCEVLGEYGVKTERKGDDIYVDGKKLSISIATVSPVSVKIHIGINVEAKGIPEGVNAMGLKELGITDIEDFMERTGKALVEEFNKVKKDSLKVRWAQ; from the coding sequence ATGGAGCTGCTCATTGTGAAGGATAGGCACATAGACTACGACGGTTCCGCGATAGGGAGCCACTGGGCATATAGGAACTTCGGAATACTCGGGAATTCGCTCGTCGTCTTCCGCGGAAAGTGCGACGTCAAGGTTGAAGAGATGATTGACATCGAAGACCTCCGAGCGAGCAAGGAAATCAAGAGCGACGACATGGTTCACTACATCATCGAGGTCTTCGACCTTGTCAACACCCTCTTCGCCTCAACGCTTCAGAAGCTTTTCATAGCCAAGCTCTGCGAGGTTTTGGGAGAATACGGCGTGAAGACTGAGAGAAAGGGCGACGACATATACGTGGACGGCAAGAAGCTCAGCATCTCGATAGCCACCGTTTCGCCGGTCAGCGTCAAAATCCACATCGGGATAAACGTGGAAGCGAAAGGAATCCCCGAAGGTGTGAACGCCATGGGCCTGAAGGAGCTCGGCATTACCGACATCGAGGACTTCATGGAGAGGACCGGAAAGGCCCTCGTAGAGGAGTTCAACAAGGTGAAGAAGGACAGCCTGAAGGTTAGGTGGGCTCAGTAG
- a CDS encoding DUF402 domain-containing protein — protein MSTDTGVSVRVRGIYSTALTKLFLDRGFGISQPSNRIVERFNLEKTYDEFDVDVYDKKDHHGVILVGTKVEEVKAALEDELIDVFFRKLPYQLYGIYKGMVVKRDERYVYIDIGSAIGTVVASELPRAMEGDEVLVQVKKHNLLPQLSVVLTIPGDYAVLIPKPIGAQRHVKISRKIREQSERERLRILGLSIDLGEWGILWRTAAAYKDWNTLRDEIINLSKLADRLKKADSYTAPSLIIEGRNIYEVEFGGGAKRKLDEIRNKVVPTVEGHHQLKAYDPELSFAVEIAEGILSKVPAQREKVKTGFWEALITNKGPKRGWLFSLEHYKPDGQRIKIGPGEITEVSMNPLKITFKRHLKPGKFYDGLDIPIEFGDYVITEIEAGKWWFVHRYYDRNGNLKGEYYNINTPVEIYPDRARYIDLEVDIVKWPDGKKEIIDKEKLTEHYEEGIITEKLYKAVLRIVQEVYERV, from the coding sequence GTGTCTACAGACACAGGAGTTTCAGTTCGAGTTAGGGGCATCTACTCAACGGCCCTTACAAAGCTCTTCCTCGACAGGGGCTTCGGAATCTCGCAGCCCAGCAACAGGATCGTCGAGCGCTTCAACCTCGAAAAGACCTACGACGAGTTTGATGTTGATGTTTACGACAAGAAGGATCACCACGGGGTAATCCTCGTTGGAACGAAGGTTGAGGAAGTTAAGGCTGCCCTTGAGGACGAGCTCATAGACGTTTTCTTTAGGAAGCTCCCCTACCAGCTCTACGGAATCTACAAGGGAATGGTCGTCAAGAGGGACGAGCGCTACGTCTACATAGACATCGGAAGCGCCATCGGAACCGTGGTCGCCAGCGAACTGCCGCGCGCGATGGAGGGCGACGAGGTTCTCGTTCAGGTTAAGAAGCACAACCTCCTCCCCCAGCTGAGCGTTGTCCTCACGATTCCGGGTGACTACGCGGTTCTCATTCCGAAGCCGATAGGGGCGCAGAGGCACGTCAAGATATCCAGAAAGATAAGGGAGCAGAGTGAGCGCGAAAGGCTTCGCATCCTCGGCCTCAGCATAGACCTGGGTGAGTGGGGGATCCTCTGGAGGACGGCTGCAGCTTATAAAGACTGGAACACCCTCCGCGACGAGATAATAAACCTCTCCAAGCTTGCTGACCGGCTCAAGAAGGCGGACTCCTACACGGCCCCCTCCCTCATAATCGAGGGGAGGAACATATACGAGGTTGAGTTCGGTGGGGGCGCAAAGAGAAAGCTCGACGAGATAAGGAACAAAGTCGTTCCGACCGTTGAGGGCCACCACCAGCTGAAGGCCTACGATCCCGAGCTGAGCTTCGCGGTGGAGATAGCGGAGGGAATCCTTTCGAAGGTTCCTGCCCAGAGGGAAAAGGTAAAGACGGGCTTCTGGGAGGCCCTGATAACCAACAAGGGGCCCAAGAGGGGGTGGCTCTTCAGCCTTGAGCACTACAAGCCCGACGGGCAGAGGATAAAGATAGGGCCCGGTGAGATAACCGAGGTTTCCATGAATCCGCTGAAGATAACCTTCAAGCGCCACCTCAAGCCCGGCAAGTTCTACGACGGCCTGGACATTCCCATAGAGTTCGGAGACTACGTCATAACTGAGATAGAGGCCGGAAAGTGGTGGTTCGTGCACCGCTACTACGACCGCAACGGCAACCTCAAGGGCGAGTACTACAACATCAACACGCCGGTGGAGATATACCCGGACAGGGCGCGCTACATCGACCTCGAGGTGGACATCGTCAAGTGGCCGGACGGCAAGAAGGAGATAATAGACAAGGAGAAGCTGACCGAGCACTACGAGGAGGGCATCATTACCGAGAAGCTCTACAAGGCGGTTCTCAGAATAGTTCAGGAGGTCTACGAGAGGGTTTGA
- a CDS encoding MBL fold metallo-hydrolase translates to MKIIWYGHACFWVETNGVRLLIDPYPDVDDDKIGEVDYILITHEHVDHYGKVELLSRLRDATVIGPKPVYMMAISDGVTKVKEIEEGQTIELGNGVKVTAVYMEHPSSQYPVGYIVEGDKTLFHTGDTYSTPTLQKLRGKIDVLMVPISGRSTANEREAAQIIEDIRPKIVIPMHYGIYGTGSVEKLQDELKKKRIWVMVRPMELYEELTL, encoded by the coding sequence ATGAAGATTATCTGGTACGGACACGCGTGCTTTTGGGTCGAGACGAATGGTGTGAGACTGCTCATCGACCCGTACCCGGATGTTGACGACGACAAAATCGGGGAAGTGGACTACATACTGATAACCCACGAGCACGTTGACCACTACGGGAAGGTCGAGCTGCTCTCAAGGCTCCGCGACGCGACCGTCATAGGGCCGAAGCCGGTCTACATGATGGCCATCAGCGACGGGGTAACGAAGGTAAAGGAGATAGAGGAAGGCCAGACGATAGAGCTCGGGAACGGCGTTAAGGTCACCGCCGTCTACATGGAGCACCCCTCGAGCCAGTACCCTGTCGGCTACATCGTAGAGGGTGACAAGACCCTCTTCCACACAGGGGATACCTATTCGACGCCAACCCTCCAGAAGCTCAGGGGGAAGATAGACGTGCTCATGGTGCCCATCAGCGGCCGCTCAACCGCCAACGAGCGCGAGGCGGCACAGATAATCGAGGACATAAGACCGAAGATCGTCATCCCGATGCACTACGGCATCTACGGCACGGGAAGCGTCGAAAAACTCCAGGACGAGCTGAAGAAGAAGCGCATATGGGTCATGGTTCGCCCCATGGAGCTCTACGAAGAGCTCACCCTCTAG
- a CDS encoding DUF1614 domain-containing protein, with protein sequence MNKRRFIIPPVSLPVLLLIFFIFLAVFIVFSSIVMAAFEKLGIPPEVAYALFLFALLGSFINIPIAEEVSYEPIVTLREVRFFGISYPVPYFDWAEKRVIIAINVGGALVPLSIVLYEIFRLLYFGQFGLLFNTILATLVAALFSHAFARPVRGLGIAMPIFLPPLIAIILGWLLGDGNPNLVAYVSGTMGVLIGADLMNWNRIKNLGAPMVSIGGAGTFDGIFLAGIIAVLLV encoded by the coding sequence ATGAATAAGAGGCGCTTTATAATCCCACCCGTTTCACTTCCCGTGCTCCTTCTGATATTCTTCATCTTCTTGGCGGTTTTCATAGTCTTCTCGAGCATAGTCATGGCAGCCTTTGAGAAGCTCGGAATACCCCCCGAGGTGGCCTACGCCCTCTTCCTCTTCGCCCTCCTCGGAAGCTTCATCAACATCCCCATAGCGGAGGAGGTCTCGTACGAGCCCATCGTCACCCTTAGGGAGGTTCGCTTCTTCGGCATCTCCTATCCCGTCCCCTACTTCGATTGGGCTGAGAAGAGGGTGATAATAGCGATAAACGTCGGCGGGGCGCTGGTTCCCCTCAGCATCGTTCTGTACGAAATCTTCAGGCTCCTCTACTTCGGTCAATTCGGGCTGCTCTTCAACACCATCCTGGCGACCCTCGTAGCGGCCCTCTTCAGCCACGCCTTTGCCAGACCCGTCAGGGGTCTCGGCATAGCGATGCCTATCTTCCTCCCGCCTCTGATAGCCATAATCCTCGGCTGGCTCCTCGGCGACGGAAACCCCAACCTCGTGGCCTACGTCAGCGGAACGATGGGGGTCCTCATAGGGGCTGACCTGATGAACTGGAACAGGATTAAGAACCTCGGCGCGCCGATGGTGAGTATAGGCGGCGCGGGAACCTTTGACGGCATATTCCTCGCGGGGATTATTGCCGTCCTTCTGGTATGA
- a CDS encoding ATP-binding protein gives MSNVFYDRGRELEKLNEVYSYPGSSFIVIYGRRRVGKTTLVREFLKDKLALYFFVGEKDEALLLEEWSREVEERLSSHLPPYVKPKFGSLEELMEFLLDFSRERTLVVVFDEFQNFRTVKPSFFSSLQRLWDEKKNSSNVMLIAVGSYVGMIKRIFMGKKEPLFGRVDEWIKLKPFDFWTAWGFVRSLVDIDSRHFVELYSALGGMPRYLLYIPRYYRGNSIDAVKGLFFDEFAPLREEGLNILKLEFGRFYRSYFSILEAVSLGRVTPKEISDKTGLKPLTVGKYLSELTNHYEYLTKEVPVTENPLKTRKVAYRISDEFFNFWFRFIYHNYTALEENPERVFERFKAEFPAFVGETYERIAREFVKKQDLGFKPERVGRWWHKGEEIDVVAYDRENIALFEVKWKSLSLKDVKSILKALDRKAQLLPLRGHYKLGIIAREFEDKEGLREEGFLAFDLDDLIR, from the coding sequence GTGAGTAATGTGTTCTACGACAGAGGGCGCGAGCTCGAAAAGCTCAATGAAGTGTACTCCTATCCGGGTTCGAGCTTCATCGTCATCTACGGACGCAGGCGGGTTGGAAAGACTACCCTCGTTCGGGAGTTCCTCAAAGACAAGCTTGCCCTCTACTTCTTCGTCGGCGAAAAGGACGAGGCGCTTCTCCTTGAGGAGTGGTCGCGCGAGGTCGAGGAGAGGCTTTCCAGTCATCTCCCTCCATACGTGAAGCCAAAGTTTGGCTCCCTGGAAGAGCTTATGGAGTTCCTGCTCGACTTCTCACGGGAGAGAACGCTGGTTGTCGTCTTCGACGAGTTTCAGAACTTCAGAACTGTTAAACCCTCTTTCTTCTCCTCCCTTCAGCGTCTTTGGGATGAGAAAAAGAATAGCTCAAACGTTATGCTCATCGCGGTAGGCTCGTACGTGGGCATGATTAAGCGAATCTTCATGGGCAAGAAGGAGCCCCTCTTCGGCAGGGTTGACGAGTGGATAAAGCTCAAGCCCTTTGACTTCTGGACTGCCTGGGGCTTTGTGCGTTCTCTGGTTGATATAGATTCAAGGCACTTCGTTGAGCTTTATTCGGCTTTAGGCGGGATGCCGAGGTATCTCCTTTACATTCCTCGGTACTACCGCGGGAACTCGATTGATGCCGTTAAGGGTCTTTTCTTCGACGAGTTTGCACCGTTGAGGGAAGAGGGCCTGAACATTCTCAAACTTGAGTTCGGCAGGTTCTATCGCTCTTACTTCTCGATCCTCGAAGCGGTTAGTCTCGGTCGCGTCACGCCCAAGGAGATAAGTGATAAAACGGGATTAAAGCCTCTGACGGTGGGCAAATACCTCAGCGAGCTGACCAATCACTACGAGTACCTGACGAAGGAGGTACCCGTTACAGAGAACCCGCTGAAGACGAGGAAAGTGGCATACAGGATAAGCGACGAGTTTTTCAACTTCTGGTTCCGCTTTATCTACCACAACTACACGGCCCTTGAGGAGAATCCGGAGAGGGTCTTTGAGCGCTTTAAGGCCGAGTTCCCCGCCTTCGTGGGTGAGACCTACGAGAGAATCGCGAGGGAATTTGTGAAAAAGCAGGACCTTGGCTTTAAACCGGAGCGCGTGGGTAGGTGGTGGCATAAGGGGGAGGAGATAGACGTGGTGGCATACGATAGGGAGAACATCGCCCTCTTTGAGGTCAAATGGAAGAGCTTGAGCCTGAAGGACGTAAAGAGTATTCTAAAAGCCCTTGATAGAAAGGCCCAACTGCTCCCCTTGAGGGGACACTATAAGCTTGGCATCATAGCGAGGGAGTTTGAGGATAAGGAAGGACTCAGAGAAGAGGGCTTCTTAGCTTTTGACCTTGATGACCTCATTCGTTAG
- a CDS encoding PhoI has product MELEPLRMQVFFPASLEIQEELLKAGFRVPYDKESGRKTPIPVVVSSREERRIRRSRLLKARDFESDGKFAMLSGEKTSIEFELTERGFLVLRPKPIEYHLEEMGFVSVPPRVWGTWASFSLPFSAYDELVNFLADFRNDDGNGFYTASRGSGGRIEVYAYKGRKGKDLGIPVFGYSLGLHGLTLAEEYFLERARENGVPEERLRYIKLGLRKRRETKAGLKVGLIWENGRPVEITLKLSTTEPRVRIQGLYGELVGKSRGELARTEGWYIVVHAGDFITALETVGRAFGGKPY; this is encoded by the coding sequence ATGGAGCTGGAACCCTTGAGGATGCAGGTGTTCTTCCCGGCCTCGCTGGAGATTCAGGAGGAGCTGCTCAAGGCTGGCTTCAGGGTACCCTACGATAAGGAGAGCGGGAGAAAAACACCGATTCCAGTGGTGGTGAGCTCGCGGGAGGAGAGACGGATTCGTAGGAGCCGCCTATTGAAGGCCCGGGACTTTGAAAGCGATGGCAAATTTGCCATGCTATCCGGAGAAAAAACGTCCATCGAGTTTGAGCTCACGGAAAGGGGCTTTCTGGTGCTCAGGCCAAAGCCGATCGAGTACCACCTCGAGGAAATGGGCTTCGTCTCCGTCCCTCCCAGGGTCTGGGGAACGTGGGCGAGCTTTTCGCTGCCCTTTTCGGCGTACGATGAACTGGTGAATTTCCTGGCCGATTTCAGGAACGATGATGGAAACGGATTCTACACCGCCTCCAGGGGCTCCGGCGGAAGGATAGAGGTCTACGCCTACAAGGGGAGGAAGGGAAAAGACCTGGGGATTCCAGTTTTCGGCTACTCCCTCGGGCTCCACGGCCTGACGCTTGCGGAAGAGTACTTTTTGGAGAGGGCCAGGGAGAACGGAGTTCCAGAGGAAAGGCTCCGCTACATCAAGCTCGGCCTGAGAAAGAGGAGAGAAACCAAGGCGGGCCTCAAGGTTGGCCTCATCTGGGAGAACGGGAGACCGGTCGAAATAACGCTCAAGCTCTCAACGACGGAGCCAAGGGTTAGAATTCAGGGACTCTACGGTGAGCTGGTCGGCAAGTCCCGGGGAGAACTCGCGAGAACAGAGGGATGGTACATCGTCGTCCACGCGGGCGATTTTATCACCGCACTGGAGACCGTGGGGAGGGCCTTCGGGGGCAAGCCATATTAA
- a CDS encoding ASCH domain-containing protein: MCAGNSNFRKGLIVREPFATLIAEGKKVWEIRKSRTRVRGEVLILSGGRAVGSAELVDVLGPFTPEELAQHGDKHLVDVEFLREYSKGKPLYAWVFRNAKKFDGPRKVRISRGAQIWANVVVEDE, encoded by the coding sequence ATGTGCGCCGGGAATTCAAACTTCAGGAAGGGTCTGATAGTTCGCGAACCCTTCGCAACCCTCATAGCGGAAGGAAAGAAGGTCTGGGAGATTAGGAAATCTCGGACGAGGGTTAGGGGAGAGGTTCTTATTCTCAGCGGCGGCAGGGCGGTTGGCAGTGCAGAACTCGTTGACGTCCTCGGTCCGTTCACCCCGGAGGAGCTGGCCCAGCACGGGGACAAGCACCTCGTTGACGTGGAATTCCTGCGGGAATACTCCAAAGGCAAGCCCCTCTACGCCTGGGTCTTCCGCAACGCGAAGAAGTTCGATGGACCGAGGAAGGTCCGCATCTCCAGAGGCGCCCAGATCTGGGCCAACGTGGTGGTGGAGGATGAATAA
- the moaA gene encoding GTP 3',8-cyclase MoaA, with translation MTLYDRFGRPVTNLRISLTQDCNFRCFFCHREGQHFNARRELTPEEIERIVRIASRLGIRKVKLTGGEPTVRDDIIEIVGRIKPYVVDLSMTTNGSRLKELAKPLAKAGLDRVNVSLHSLRPEVYRRITGVDMLDVVIEGIEEAVKYLSPVKLNMTVMKGLNDDEIWDMVDFAAKTGTILQLIELEAPREFTETRFFRKYFYPLKPVEKKLEEMAVETRERRMHRRKKYFIPTDYGIAEVEVVRAMHNTVFCANCTRLRVTSDGKFKTCLLRKNDLIDFATALRNGASDAELVEIFKQAVLMREPYWR, from the coding sequence ATGACTCTCTACGACCGCTTTGGCCGGCCAGTAACGAACCTCAGGATTTCGCTCACCCAGGACTGCAACTTCCGCTGCTTCTTCTGCCACAGAGAGGGGCAGCACTTCAACGCGAGGCGCGAACTGACCCCGGAGGAGATAGAGAGAATCGTGAGGATAGCCTCGCGCCTTGGAATAAGGAAGGTCAAGCTTACCGGCGGTGAGCCAACCGTAAGGGACGATATAATCGAGATAGTCGGGCGAATCAAGCCGTACGTGGTGGACCTCTCCATGACGACCAACGGAAGCCGCTTGAAGGAGCTGGCAAAGCCCCTCGCAAAAGCCGGTCTTGATCGAGTCAACGTCTCCCTCCACAGCCTGAGGCCGGAGGTTTACAGGAGAATCACCGGCGTTGACATGCTCGACGTCGTTATCGAGGGAATCGAGGAGGCCGTGAAGTACCTCAGTCCAGTAAAGCTCAACATGACGGTGATGAAGGGACTGAACGACGACGAGATATGGGACATGGTCGACTTTGCGGCGAAGACCGGGACGATCCTTCAGCTCATAGAACTCGAGGCCCCGAGGGAGTTCACGGAGACGAGATTCTTCAGGAAGTACTTCTACCCTCTCAAACCGGTTGAAAAGAAGCTCGAGGAGATGGCGGTGGAGACCAGGGAGAGACGGATGCACAGGCGGAAGAAGTATTTCATCCCGACCGACTACGGCATCGCCGAGGTTGAGGTCGTCAGGGCGATGCACAACACGGTCTTCTGCGCCAACTGCACCCGCCTAAGGGTCACCTCCGACGGCAAGTTCAAGACCTGCCTGCTGAGGAAGAACGACCTGATAGACTTCGCCACTGCTCTGAGGAACGGGGCAAGCGATGCCGAACTCGTCGAGATATTCAAACAGGCCGTTCTCATGCGCGAGCCCTACTGGAGGTAA
- a CDS encoding diacylglycerol/polyprenol kinase family protein — translation MLPSWLIYASVAAAFILLAIGVTKKLGEEYAWVNRKIIHFSIVPAVLMFYYGKIPADVFGVSAFIFGVFQLWPHLKKREFSWYQIEHNYGEVFFAFSASVVPMVLPREYATALLLAMAISDGVTGIIRHFYFRRHGFNVKLRKHWTGSLGYLATALAIAFLLLDAGAMGKIGWAVILTLAEYQDRLDDNLAVPLVGSLLFLLY, via the coding sequence ATGCTCCCTAGCTGGCTAATCTACGCGAGTGTGGCTGCTGCCTTCATACTGCTGGCGATCGGTGTAACCAAAAAACTCGGCGAGGAGTACGCCTGGGTGAACAGGAAGATAATCCACTTCAGCATAGTCCCTGCGGTTCTGATGTTCTACTACGGAAAAATTCCAGCAGATGTCTTCGGCGTCTCGGCTTTTATCTTCGGTGTCTTCCAACTGTGGCCGCACCTCAAAAAGAGGGAGTTCTCGTGGTACCAGATAGAGCACAACTACGGTGAGGTGTTCTTTGCCTTCTCGGCCTCGGTCGTTCCGATGGTTCTGCCGAGGGAGTACGCCACCGCCCTGCTCCTGGCAATGGCAATAAGCGACGGGGTGACCGGAATAATCAGACACTTTTACTTCAGGCGGCACGGCTTCAACGTCAAGCTGAGGAAGCACTGGACGGGAAGCCTTGGCTACCTGGCAACGGCGCTGGCGATAGCGTTCCTTCTCCTCGATGCAGGTGCGATGGGAAAAATAGGATGGGCGGTCATCCTGACCCTGGCCGAGTACCAGGACAGGCTCGACGATAACCTGGCGGTTCCTCTGGTGGGGAGTCTTCTCTTTCTCCTCTACTGA